The Mixta hanseatica genome includes a region encoding these proteins:
- a CDS encoding metal-dependent hydrolase, which translates to MDSVSQLVLGASVSMAAMGRKAPLWQSALVGAFCGTLPDLDVFLDHGDAISNMTLHRTESHALVWLTLVSPLLAWLIAGVVRQRFQWVHWWPAVWLALITHPLLDLMTVYGTQLGLPFTDYPWAIGSIYIVDPLYTLPLIICLIVALWRRQPRWSRIGLLLSSTYLLWSMAAQGIAIHQVAPQVAQQLGEKPRLLVTPTAFNTLVWRVVAVTPERYYEGYWSLLSPRRPLQLSVQDRGMALYQQLKGDAYTERVAWFSHGFFAMQQRDGKLLIGDLRMGEAPNFTFTFDLGRPDARDPHPSRLPSARPSLAQTWQQFRQRL; encoded by the coding sequence ATGGATTCCGTTTCCCAACTGGTTTTGGGCGCCTCGGTAAGCATGGCGGCAATGGGGCGCAAAGCGCCGCTCTGGCAGTCGGCGCTGGTGGGCGCGTTTTGCGGCACCTTGCCCGATCTGGATGTTTTCCTCGATCATGGCGATGCGATTAGCAATATGACTCTGCATCGTACCGAAAGTCATGCACTGGTCTGGCTAACGCTGGTTTCACCGCTGCTGGCGTGGCTGATTGCCGGCGTGGTCAGACAGCGTTTTCAGTGGGTTCACTGGTGGCCTGCCGTCTGGCTGGCGTTAATCACCCATCCGCTACTTGACCTGATGACGGTCTACGGCACTCAGCTGGGCCTGCCTTTTACCGATTATCCCTGGGCTATCGGCAGCATTTATATCGTCGATCCGCTTTATACCCTGCCGCTGATTATTTGTCTGATCGTCGCCCTGTGGCGACGCCAGCCGCGCTGGAGCCGCATCGGTTTGCTGCTCAGCTCCACTTATTTGCTGTGGAGCATGGCGGCCCAGGGCATTGCGATCCATCAGGTGGCGCCGCAGGTAGCGCAGCAGCTGGGTGAAAAGCCTCGCTTACTGGTTACTCCCACCGCGTTCAATACCCTGGTATGGCGCGTAGTCGCCGTCACGCCTGAACGCTACTACGAAGGATACTGGTCGTTGCTGTCGCCGCGCCGTCCGCTGCAGCTTAGCGTACAGGATCGCGGCATGGCGCTTTATCAACAGCTGAAAGGGGATGCGTATACGGAGCGGGTCGCCTGGTTCAGCCATGGTTTTTTCGCTATGCAGCAGCGTGACGGTAAGCTGCTGATCGGCGATTTACGGATGGGCGAGGCGCCAAATTTCACCTTCACCTTTGATCTGGGGCGCCCCGATGCGCGAGACCCTCATCCCTCAAGGCTACCTTCAGCCAGGCCTTCTCTGGCACAAACCTGGCAGCAATTTCGTCAGCGCCTGTAA
- a CDS encoding GlpM family protein, with protein MGLLLKALIGALVVVAIGILAKSKNYYIAGLLPLFPTFALIAHYLVATDKGVNALRTTLIFGMWAILPYFFYLLSLWFFIGMMRLPVALASAVLCWVLAAWLLITLWTRWH; from the coding sequence ATGGGTCTGCTGTTGAAGGCGCTTATCGGCGCACTGGTAGTGGTGGCGATTGGAATACTGGCGAAAAGTAAAAATTACTATATTGCTGGCCTGCTGCCTCTTTTTCCTACCTTTGCGCTGATAGCCCATTATCTGGTGGCGACCGATAAAGGCGTGAACGCATTACGTACTACGCTGATTTTTGGCATGTGGGCGATTCTGCCCTACTTCTTTTATTTACTTTCGTTGTGGTTTTTTATCGGTATGATGCGGCTGCCTGTTGCGCTGGCCAGCGCCGTACTATGCTGGGTGCTGGCCGCATGGTTACTGATTACGCTATGGACGCGCTGGCATTAA
- the sdiA gene encoding transcriptional regulator SdiA, with amino-acid sequence MTFDDYFAWRKEVEARFFLLNNTEELTNTLQQQVEALGLEHFALLIRHPVPFTRPKTFLFTNYPKSWIKRYEKQNYYAIDPILRVCQLPGKFILWQDAVFDRNEIFWQEAKEHGLISGVSCSLMALNRALGILSASSKKTVNMLTFLPEQQLRLQYLLELSLQTLQRLDDTSMRILDITLSQRELEILKWTAEGKTAVEISLILAISPHTVNFHQKNLQRRFNAPNKTQVASYAAAMGLL; translated from the coding sequence ATGACGTTCGATGATTACTTCGCCTGGCGCAAGGAGGTCGAGGCTCGCTTTTTTTTACTAAATAACACTGAAGAGTTAACGAATACATTACAGCAGCAAGTTGAGGCGCTGGGGCTGGAGCATTTTGCTTTACTTATCCGCCATCCTGTTCCCTTTACACGGCCTAAAACGTTTCTTTTTACTAACTATCCAAAGAGTTGGATAAAGCGATACGAAAAACAAAATTATTATGCTATCGATCCTATTCTTCGTGTTTGCCAGCTGCCAGGAAAATTTATACTGTGGCAAGATGCCGTTTTCGATCGGAATGAAATATTCTGGCAAGAGGCGAAAGAGCATGGGCTGATTTCGGGCGTTTCTTGTTCGCTGATGGCGCTTAATCGGGCGCTCGGTATATTATCGGCATCATCGAAAAAAACAGTGAATATGTTGACGTTCCTGCCGGAACAACAATTAAGACTACAGTATCTTTTGGAACTGTCATTGCAAACTTTACAGCGTTTAGACGATACCTCAATGCGCATTTTAGATATAACCTTAAGCCAGCGTGAACTGGAAATATTAAAATGGACGGCGGAAGGGAAAACGGCGGTAGAAATTTCACTGATTCTGGCTATCTCGCCCCATACGGTAAATTTCCATCAGAAGAATTTGCAAAGGCGGTTCAATGCACCGAATAAAACCCAGGTGGCCAGCTACGCAGCGGCAATGGGGTTATTGTGA
- the cycA gene encoding D-serine/D-alanine/glycine transporter, translated as MTDQTKETLQKAESPDKLRRSLHNRHIQLIAIGGAIGTGLFMGSGKTISLAGPSIIFVYMIIGFMLFFVMRAMGELLLSNLEYKSFSDFAADLLGPWAGYFTGWTYWFCWVVTGIADVVAISSYFQLWFPDFSIWMSALLCVVAFLALNIVTVKLFGELEFWFAIIKIVAIVALIVTGIVLVAIHYPSPGGGTASLSNIWNEGGMFPKGLSGFFAGFQIAVFAFVGIELVGTAAAETHDPHKVLPRAINAIPLRVIMFYVLALMVIMAVTPWNHVVADRSPFVEMFMLIGLPAAASIVNFVVLTSAASSANSGIFSTSRMLYGLAEQGVAHRAFGRLSARAVPTAGLLFSCLCLLVGVALIYLIPNVMTVFTMVTTVSAILFMFVWSIILCSYLAYRKKYPQRHQQSHFKMPLGKLMCWVCMAFFVFVIVLLTLQEDTRQALMVTPLWFILLAIGWWLRSRKAAAR; from the coding sequence ATGACAGATCAAACCAAAGAAACGCTGCAGAAAGCAGAGAGCCCGGATAAGCTCCGGCGTAGTCTTCATAACCGCCATATTCAGCTGATTGCTATCGGCGGCGCTATCGGCACCGGCCTGTTTATGGGCTCCGGAAAAACCATCAGCCTGGCAGGCCCCTCGATCATTTTTGTCTATATGATCATCGGCTTTATGCTGTTTTTTGTGATGCGTGCCATGGGCGAGCTATTACTTTCCAATCTGGAGTATAAATCGTTTAGCGATTTCGCCGCCGACCTGCTTGGTCCGTGGGCGGGCTATTTTACCGGGTGGACCTACTGGTTCTGCTGGGTGGTCACTGGCATTGCCGACGTTGTCGCCATCAGCTCCTATTTCCAGCTCTGGTTCCCCGATTTTTCCATCTGGATGAGCGCCCTGCTTTGCGTTGTAGCCTTTCTGGCGCTCAATATCGTGACGGTTAAGCTGTTTGGCGAGCTGGAGTTCTGGTTCGCCATCATCAAAATCGTGGCTATCGTGGCGTTAATTGTCACCGGCATTGTATTAGTGGCGATTCATTATCCTTCACCGGGCGGCGGCACCGCCTCGCTGTCGAATATCTGGAATGAAGGAGGGATGTTCCCGAAAGGTTTAAGCGGCTTTTTTGCTGGTTTCCAGATCGCCGTGTTTGCGTTTGTCGGTATTGAACTGGTGGGTACCGCCGCTGCGGAAACGCACGATCCGCATAAGGTGCTGCCGCGCGCGATTAATGCCATTCCGTTGCGCGTTATCATGTTTTATGTGCTGGCGCTGATGGTAATTATGGCGGTGACGCCCTGGAACCACGTGGTGGCCGATCGCAGCCCGTTTGTTGAAATGTTTATGCTGATTGGCCTGCCGGCGGCGGCCAGCATTGTCAACTTTGTAGTATTAACTTCTGCCGCCTCCTCGGCTAACAGCGGTATCTTTTCTACCAGCCGGATGCTGTATGGCCTGGCGGAACAGGGCGTAGCGCATCGCGCTTTTGGTCGTCTTTCTGCGCGCGCGGTCCCTACGGCAGGGCTGCTTTTCTCCTGTCTCTGTCTGCTGGTTGGCGTGGCGCTGATTTACCTGATCCCGAACGTGATGACGGTATTTACGATGGTTACTACCGTCTCGGCCATTCTGTTTATGTTTGTCTGGAGCATTATCCTGTGCTCTTATCTGGCCTATCGCAAAAAGTATCCGCAGCGCCACCAGCAGTCGCATTTTAAAATGCCGCTGGGCAAGCTGATGTGCTGGGTATGTATGGCTTTCTTCGTGTTTGTCATCGTGCTGCTGACGCTGCAGGAAGATACGCGTCAGGCGCTGATGGTTACGCCGCTGTGGTTTATTCTGCTGGCCATTGGCTGGTGGTTGCGCAGCCGTAAGGCCGCGGCGCGGTAA
- the uvrC gene encoding excinuclease ABC subunit UvrC, with the protein MNEVFDAKSFLKTVTSQPGVYRMYDSGGTVIYVGKAKDLKKRLSSYFRSNLASRKTEALVANIDHIDVTVTHTETEALLLEHNYIKLYQPRYNVLLRDDKSYPYIFLSGDPHPRLAIHRGAKHAKGEYFGPFPNGYAVRETLALLQKIFPVRQCENSVYRNRSRPCLQYQIGRCLGPCVAGLVSEEEYAQQTEYVRLFLAGKDDQVLNMLVSRMEQASQTLRFEEAARLRDQIQAVRRVTEKQFVSNQGDDLDVIGVAYDAGMACLHVLFIRQGKVLGSRSYFPKIPGGTELAEVVQTFVGQFYLQGSESRTLPGEILLDFNLPERELLADSLSELAGRRIHIQSKPRGDRARYLKLARTNAATALVTKLTQQSTIHQRLAALAEALNLPHIKRMECFDISHTMGEQTVASCVVFDSNGPLRAEYRRYNISGITPGDDYAAMNQVLRRRYGKELEAEKVPDVILIDGGKGQLGQAKQVFAELDVSWDKHHPLLLGVAKGSDRKAGLETLFLEPEGEGFSLPPDSPALHVIQHIRDDSHNHAITGHRNKRAKVKNTSALESIEGVGPKRRQQLLKYMGGLQPLMNASVEEIAKVPGISHALAEKIFYSLKH; encoded by the coding sequence GTGAATGAAGTTTTTGATGCAAAATCCTTTCTGAAAACCGTCACCAGCCAGCCGGGTGTCTACCGGATGTATGACAGTGGCGGTACGGTTATTTACGTTGGTAAAGCCAAGGATCTGAAAAAGCGCCTCAGCAGCTATTTCCGTAGCAATCTCGCCAGCCGTAAAACCGAAGCGTTAGTGGCCAATATCGATCATATTGATGTCACCGTTACCCATACCGAAACGGAAGCGCTGCTGCTTGAACATAACTACATCAAGCTCTATCAGCCGCGCTACAACGTGCTGCTGCGCGACGATAAATCCTATCCTTATATCTTTTTAAGCGGCGATCCCCATCCCCGGTTGGCAATCCATCGCGGCGCCAAACACGCAAAAGGGGAATATTTCGGTCCGTTCCCTAATGGCTATGCGGTACGTGAGACCCTGGCGCTGCTGCAAAAAATATTTCCGGTGCGTCAGTGTGAAAACAGCGTTTATCGCAACCGCTCGCGTCCTTGTCTACAGTATCAGATTGGGCGCTGCCTGGGGCCCTGCGTGGCGGGCCTGGTTAGCGAAGAGGAATATGCCCAGCAAACTGAATATGTCCGGCTGTTTCTTGCCGGAAAAGACGATCAGGTACTGAATATGCTGGTGAGCCGCATGGAACAAGCGAGCCAGACGCTGCGCTTTGAAGAAGCTGCTCGCCTGCGCGATCAGATTCAGGCCGTACGTCGAGTCACTGAAAAACAGTTTGTCTCTAATCAGGGCGATGATCTTGATGTGATCGGCGTCGCTTACGATGCCGGTATGGCTTGCCTGCACGTACTTTTTATTCGCCAGGGCAAGGTATTGGGCAGCCGCAGCTATTTCCCGAAAATTCCAGGCGGCACCGAGCTGGCGGAAGTTGTGCAAACCTTTGTTGGCCAGTTCTATCTGCAGGGCAGCGAATCACGCACATTACCGGGTGAAATCCTGCTTGATTTTAACCTGCCTGAGCGCGAGCTGTTGGCGGACTCCCTCAGCGAGCTGGCGGGCCGCCGCATTCATATCCAGAGTAAGCCGCGTGGCGATCGCGCGCGTTATCTTAAGCTGGCGCGCACCAACGCCGCTACGGCGCTGGTGACCAAACTCACGCAGCAGTCCACTATTCATCAGCGGCTGGCGGCGCTGGCCGAGGCGCTTAATTTACCGCATATCAAGCGGATGGAATGCTTTGATATTAGCCATACCATGGGTGAGCAAACGGTCGCGTCCTGTGTGGTATTCGACAGCAATGGTCCGCTACGTGCGGAATATCGTCGTTATAATATCAGCGGCATCACGCCAGGAGATGATTACGCGGCGATGAATCAAGTGCTGCGGCGGCGTTACGGTAAGGAGCTGGAAGCGGAAAAGGTGCCGGATGTGATCCTTATTGACGGCGGGAAAGGGCAGCTGGGACAGGCGAAGCAGGTTTTCGCCGAGCTTGACGTTAGCTGGGATAAACATCATCCGCTGTTGCTGGGGGTGGCGAAAGGCAGCGATCGTAAAGCCGGTTTGGAAACGCTGTTCCTCGAGCCGGAGGGCGAAGGGTTCTCGCTGCCGCCCGATTCACCGGCGCTGCATGTGATTCAGCATATTCGTGATGATTCCCATAATCATGCGATAACCGGGCATCGTAATAAGCGGGCTAAGGTTAAAAATACCAGCGCGCTGGAAAGTATTGAAGGCGTTGGCCCTAAACGGCGTCAGCAGCTGTTAAAATATATGGGCGGCTTACAGCCTTTAATGAACGCCTCGGTTGAGGAGATAGCCAAAGTACCCGGCATTTCTCACGCCCTGGCGGAGAAAATCTTTTACTCGTTAAAACACTAA
- the uvrY gene encoding UvrY/SirA/GacA family response regulator transcription factor: MISILLVDDHELVRAGIRRILEDIKGIQVAGEACCGEDAVKWCRTHQVDVILMDMNMPGIGGLEATRKIVRFNPDAKIIMLTIHTENPLPAKVMQAGASGYLSKGAAPQEVISAIRSVHAGQRYIASDIAQQMALSQIEPEKGESPFSCLSERELQIMLMITKGQKVTDISEQLNLSPKTVNSYRYRMFSKLNINGDVELTHLAIRHGLFNAESLISSE; the protein is encoded by the coding sequence TTGATTAGCATTCTTCTTGTGGATGACCACGAACTGGTACGCGCAGGGATTCGTCGCATACTGGAAGATATCAAAGGTATACAGGTAGCCGGCGAGGCATGCTGCGGTGAGGATGCGGTTAAATGGTGTCGAACCCACCAGGTTGATGTGATCCTGATGGATATGAACATGCCGGGCATTGGCGGCCTGGAGGCAACGCGTAAAATCGTACGTTTCAATCCTGATGCTAAAATCATTATGCTGACTATCCATACGGAGAATCCGCTGCCGGCGAAAGTGATGCAGGCAGGGGCGTCGGGCTACCTCAGCAAAGGCGCCGCGCCGCAGGAAGTGATCAGCGCGATTCGCTCGGTTCATGCTGGCCAACGCTATATCGCTTCCGATATCGCTCAGCAGATGGCGCTGAGTCAGATTGAACCGGAAAAAGGAGAATCTCCTTTCAGCTGTTTGTCGGAACGGGAATTGCAGATTATGCTGATGATTACCAAAGGGCAGAAAGTCACAGATATTTCTGAACAGCTTAATCTTAGCCCTAAAACCGTTAACAGCTACCGCTACCGTATGTTTAGTAAACTGAATATCAATGGTGACGTAGAGTTGACGCATCTGGCCATCCGACATGGCCTGTTTAATGCGGAGTCGTTGATCAGTAGTGAATGA
- the pgsA gene encoding CDP-diacylglycerol--glycerol-3-phosphate 3-phosphatidyltransferase, with product MQLNIPTWLTLFRVVLIPFFVLAFYLPFHWGPMVCAIIFVIAAITDWFDGFLARRWKQSTRFGAFLDPVADKVMVAMALVLVAEHFHAWWITLPAATMIAREIIISALREWMAEIGKRSSVAVSWIGKVKTTAQMLALVALLWHPSQLVSAVGVVALYIAAVLTFWSMFQYLSAARGDLLEH from the coding sequence ATGCAATTGAATATACCGACGTGGCTCACCCTGTTTCGTGTTGTGCTGATCCCTTTTTTTGTGCTGGCGTTTTATTTGCCCTTTCATTGGGGGCCGATGGTTTGCGCCATTATCTTTGTCATAGCGGCGATTACCGACTGGTTTGATGGTTTTCTGGCGCGCCGCTGGAAACAGTCGACCCGCTTTGGCGCTTTCCTTGATCCGGTAGCGGATAAGGTGATGGTGGCCATGGCGCTGGTGCTGGTGGCAGAACATTTTCACGCCTGGTGGATTACGTTGCCTGCGGCGACTATGATTGCGCGTGAAATTATTATCTCTGCCCTGCGTGAATGGATGGCGGAAATCGGTAAGCGCAGCAGCGTTGCGGTCTCCTGGATCGGTAAAGTCAAAACGACAGCGCAGATGCTGGCCCTGGTGGCGCTGCTATGGCATCCCAGCCAACTGGTTTCCGCCGTGGGCGTGGTGGCGCTTTATATCGCTGCGGTGCTGACTTTCTGGTCGATGTTCCAGTATTTAAGCGCGGCGCGCGGCGATCTGCTTGAGCACTGA
- a CDS encoding DUF2594 family protein — MGYNDFNTAQDTEKLANEVACLKAMVTMMLKGMGQADAGKVIINMERLIAQLDDPQQAETFTDTIGQIKAAYRR; from the coding sequence ATGGGTTATAACGATTTTAACACGGCGCAAGATACCGAAAAACTGGCGAACGAAGTTGCCTGTCTGAAGGCGATGGTCACAATGATGCTGAAAGGCATGGGCCAGGCGGATGCGGGGAAAGTGATTATTAATATGGAACGCCTCATTGCCCAGCTGGACGATCCCCAGCAGGCGGAAACCTTCACTGATACGATTGGTCAAATCAAAGCCGCCTACCGTCGCTAA
- a CDS encoding extensin-like domain-containing protein — translation MKIIAIMLMIILAGLASVPWLQRHLPSHWNPFTPLEVSDPPGLVTRYKLQRIRHDPAACLAVLQRAREAGFISFTQPAAIRGTCSLESPIRIQRFARVTLSSSFLASCPLAVSSTMFVIQANQMAVASPLASPLRRIDHVGSYACRNIYHRAQGRLSEHATADAWDVTAFRLANGTQISVERDWHKTGAEAALLHQWFNSSCAWFGNSLGPDYNAAHASHFHLGMRGYALCR, via the coding sequence GTGAAAATCATAGCGATAATGCTGATGATTATTTTGGCTGGACTGGCGAGCGTGCCCTGGTTACAGCGCCATCTTCCATCGCACTGGAACCCCTTTACGCCGCTGGAGGTCAGCGATCCGCCAGGGCTGGTTACGCGCTATAAACTCCAGCGTATCCGCCACGATCCGGCTGCCTGTCTGGCCGTGCTGCAGCGGGCGCGCGAGGCGGGATTCATCAGTTTTACCCAACCTGCCGCCATACGCGGCACCTGCTCGCTGGAAAGCCCGATTCGTATTCAACGCTTTGCCCGGGTGACGCTCAGTAGTAGCTTTTTAGCCAGCTGCCCGCTGGCGGTAAGCAGCACCATGTTTGTCATTCAGGCCAATCAAATGGCCGTAGCAAGCCCGCTGGCGTCGCCGTTACGGCGCATCGATCATGTCGGAAGCTATGCCTGCCGCAATATCTATCATCGTGCCCAGGGGCGCTTAAGTGAACATGCAACGGCGGATGCCTGGGATGTCACAGCGTTTCGGCTGGCGAACGGTACACAGATTAGTGTGGAGCGCGACTGGCACAAAACGGGCGCAGAGGCGGCTTTGCTGCATCAATGGTTTAACAGTAGCTGCGCCTGGTTTGGCAATTCATTGGGTCCGGATTATAACGCGGCGCATGCCAGTCATTTTCATCTGGGGATGCGCGGTTACGCACTTTGCCGCTAA
- a CDS encoding acyl-homoserine-lactone synthase, whose protein sequence is MKIIQTQLKDMPSSLLAELGSYRYSVFARGEGWSIPSRLSTPGQEYDRFDRSDVTWLLAWHARMGICGCARLIQWQEPGNVEGISVPFDRKEAVWEMSRFSARLDVDAELPLTILWHAVQLAELSGIDYLVSAATPMLEQMFEQHKVGFEPLTPGLIQSEDNLFAVKIPVKQPQLAEKYRGARRFSPEEVLPSLGVSINWQSGR, encoded by the coding sequence ATGAAGATTATCCAAACCCAGCTAAAGGATATGCCATCCTCGTTATTAGCGGAGTTGGGCAGTTATCGCTATAGCGTGTTTGCACGCGGCGAAGGGTGGTCCATACCTTCCCGGCTCAGTACACCGGGGCAGGAATATGATCGGTTTGACCGCTCTGATGTCACCTGGCTTCTCGCCTGGCATGCACGTATGGGTATTTGCGGCTGCGCACGGTTAATACAGTGGCAGGAACCGGGAAACGTTGAGGGCATTAGCGTCCCGTTCGATCGTAAAGAAGCAGTATGGGAGATGTCCCGCTTTTCAGCCCGCCTGGATGTGGATGCTGAATTACCGCTAACGATTCTTTGGCATGCGGTGCAGCTGGCGGAGCTTTCCGGCATCGATTATTTAGTCAGCGCGGCGACACCCATGCTGGAGCAGATGTTTGAACAACATAAAGTAGGGTTTGAACCGCTCACGCCGGGTTTAATTCAGTCTGAAGATAACCTTTTCGCGGTTAAAATTCCGGTTAAGCAGCCACAGCTGGCGGAAAAGTACCGTGGCGCCCGCCGCTTTAGCCCCGAAGAGGTGCTGCCGTCGCTGGGCGTGTCCATTAACTGGCAATCGGGACGTTAA
- the rutR gene encoding HTH-type transcriptional regulator RutR, whose protein sequence is MKVVNKAPTRRSQAAAAKRSAILDAALEYFSQFGMHGTSLDKVAERAGISKTNLLYYFPSKEALYIAVLKDILDVWLAPLRALREDQEPLAAIRHYIQLKLEVSRDHPQASRLFCLEMLQGAPLLKAELEGDLKALIDDKSRVIENWVAQKRLAPVEPQHLVFMLWATTQHYADFAVQVEAITGQTLNDEAFFNQAVANVQHMVTEGIRVR, encoded by the coding sequence GTGAAAGTGGTAAATAAGGCACCAACACGCCGTTCACAGGCGGCAGCGGCAAAGCGTTCAGCAATTCTTGACGCGGCGCTGGAATATTTCTCGCAGTTTGGTATGCACGGCACCAGCCTCGATAAAGTGGCTGAACGCGCCGGTATATCGAAAACCAATCTGCTTTATTACTTCCCCTCTAAAGAAGCGCTCTATATCGCAGTACTGAAAGATATTCTTGATGTTTGGCTGGCGCCGCTGCGGGCGCTGCGCGAGGATCAGGAGCCGCTGGCGGCGATTCGGCATTATATTCAGCTTAAGCTGGAAGTCTCGCGCGACCATCCCCAGGCTTCGCGCCTGTTCTGTCTGGAAATGTTGCAGGGCGCGCCGTTGTTGAAAGCCGAGCTGGAAGGCGACCTGAAAGCGCTGATTGATGATAAATCACGGGTGATTGAAAACTGGGTGGCGCAAAAACGGCTGGCGCCGGTAGAGCCGCAGCATCTGGTGTTTATGCTGTGGGCGACCACGCAGCACTATGCAGATTTCGCCGTACAGGTTGAGGCGATTACCGGCCAGACGCTGAATGATGAAGCATTTTTTAACCAGGCGGTGGCTAACGTACAGCATATGGTGACGGAAGGTATCCGCGTGCGCTAA